In Brachionichthys hirsutus isolate HB-005 chromosome 5, CSIRO-AGI_Bhir_v1, whole genome shotgun sequence, a single genomic region encodes these proteins:
- the pidd1 gene encoding p53-induced death domain-containing protein 1, translated as MERSDEEETAPDEDDAHRAAGGIINGRRSASNPPRGGDPPRASPGGGDPPRASPGGGDPSRASSGGGDPSRASSGGGDPPRASSGGGDPPRASPGGGDPSRASSGGGDPSRASSGGGDPPRASPGGGDPSRASSGGGDPSRASSGGGDPDLPNDVPDGRDISGPWISSLSSSSSSRPCPSLSPSSSPSSSCSVFSLTPPLPPSVELPAVLSETRLTLDVHQGAAAALPALWGSVPDRLAGIRYLRLGSEDKPGLAGALEVLPHLTALHSLAIRGHCFYDPQGDPLPGLLTALPASLSCLSHLEHLDLSFNQLSCLPPCLLTLPVLSSLLLCYNRLSALPADVGRLSSLTHLSLMGNELVSLPPSLCHLKALRTLDASNNRLQELPDEIGNLEQIVRLELSHNKLKRLPESMASLLSLRELVVYSNELHLMPLFLDNLPELKIDVRDNPLGRPPFPPPLPPTPDLTETKIPELHLGFNQHSFCVSSAGCHVFLPGGAELRFPPGCLLTTTRLEWAERRPERKWLYLEEHDVLLSRSLELRPHGIAFLKPVDVCVPHRRTKRREVVVRRFDGQAWSTLPAALRRGSEGHSSRPGGHPARLACCAVSQFSWFMAVSRPVKDSCCLTPAGALLVSSADPGMKLHFPPHSTVQTCNVTLQVLHVSVPAVRALCGDPQASVSPLMRLSQTPSTHFLQRIKVQIPLPSGVTGHTVDMSCLHLLHGDPAAQTWTDITSQVSLHVTHLYAIFYVTHFSWYWLWYTTKSCVSGAARKVYHKLKQFKVQFLVLQRRNDPSQVMLQCLPSNKVDGRLQSLSEQYDGPQPSDLCDLLEGEQFFAGFERGLDISTERPDCVGGRLCFVFYSSLKNLKEVYICPAQGHEGPVRGQVSFYRGEVPDDLPEEVARKRKGLDNQWLATFPLKLPALDSENAFVMADFQLPPLNLGDPESGYLTESNLLSISLQIGQDWRVIGINLGLSYQELERIQYKHRDNLGALVLEMLFHWARGQQNAGTDTVSRLVTAMMDSGRRDLADEIEDTVSIGRRKYSESLRRVGLEEESPPPPPSGTPQ; from the exons ATGGAGAGGAGCGACGAGGAAGAAACGGCGcccgatgaagatgatgcaCACCGGGCAGCCGGTGGGATTATCAATGGGCGCAGGTCTGCATCCAACCCCCCCAGAGGTGGAGACCCCCCCAGAGCTTCACCCGGAGGTGGAGACCCCCCCAGAGCTTCACCCGGAGGTGGAGACCCCTCCAGAGCATCATCCGGAGGTGGAGACCCCTCCAGAGCTTCATCCGGAGGTGGAGACCCCCCCAGAGCTTCATCCGGAGGTGGAGACCCCCCCAGAGCTTCACCCGGAGGTGGAGACCCCTCCAGAGCTTCATCCGGAGGTGGAGACCCCTCCAGAGCATCATCCGGAGGTGGAGACCCCCCCAGAGCTTCACCCGGAGGTGGAGACCCCTCCAGAGCTTCATCCGGAGGTGGAGACCCCTCCAGAGCTTCATCCGGAGGTGGAGACCCGGACCTTCCTAACGATGTTCCGGATGGGAGGGACATCTCTGGTCCTTGGATATCAagcctgtcctcttcctcctcgagCCGTCCATGTCCCAGTTTGTCACCGTCCTCATCGCCATCTTCTTCATGCTCTGTCTTTTCTCTGACTCCACCGCTGCCTCCTTCCGTGGAGCTCCCGGCGGTTCTGTCCGAGACGAGGCTGACGCTGGACGTGCACCAGGGGGCAGCGGCTGCTCTGCCCGCGCTTTGGGGATCGGTCCCGGACCGACTCGCAGGCATCCGGTACCTGAGACTGGGCTCTGAAGATAAACCAGGCCTTGCTGGTGCGCTGGAAGTCCTCCCCCACCTGACTGCGCTTCACTCGCTGGCCATAAggg gGCATTGTTTCTACGACCCACAAGGTGACCCCCTGCCTGGCCTCCTCACCGCTCTGCCCGCCTCACTGTCTTGTCTTTCTCACCTGGAGCACCTGGATCTCTCCTTTAACCAGCTCTCCTGCCTGCCACCCTGCCTCCTCACCTTGCCCGTGCTgtcgtctctgctcctctgctacAACCGCCTCTCGGCTTTGCCGGCCGACGTAGGCcgcctgtcctccctcacccACCTTTCCTTAATGGGGAATGAGCTGGTGTCGCTTCCTCCAAGTCTGTGCCACCTGAAGGCCCTGCGGACATTGGACGCTTCGAATAACCGTCTCCAGGAACTCCCTGATGAAATCGGCAATCTGGAGCAGATTGTTCGATTGGAATTGTCCCACAACAAACTGAAGCGGTTGCCAGAGAGCATGG cgtctctcctctccctcaggGAACTTGTCGTCTACAGCAATGAACTCCACCTGATGCCACTTTTTCTGGACAACCTACCTGAGCTGAAAATAGACGTGCGTGACAATCCTCTGGGCCGACCCCCATTCCCTCCGCCTCTCCCTCCTACACCCG ATCTAACGGAAACAAAAATTCCAGAGTTGCACCTCGGATTTAATCAGCACAG CTTCTGTGTTTCGTCTGCTGGGTGTCATGTATTTCTCCCGGGGGGGGCTGAGCTGCGTTTCCCCCCAGGGTGCCTTTTGACAACCACCAGACTGGAGTGGGCTGAGAGAAGGCCAGAAAGGAAGTGGCTGTATTTGGAAGAGCATGACGTCCTACTGAGTCGTTCACTGGAGCTTCGTCCGCATGGAATTGCATTTCTAaag cctgtggatgtgtgtgtgccacaTCGCCGGACAAAAAGAAGGGAGGTGGTGGTGCGAAGGTTCGACGGCCAGGCGTGGAGCACCCTGCCCGCCGCTCtgaggagagggagcgagggCCACAGCAGCCGCCCCGGTGGACACCCAGCCAGG CTGGCCTGCTGCGCCGTGAGCCAGTTCTCTTGGTTTATGGCCGTGTCCCGTCCGGTGAAGGACAGCTGCTGTCTCACACCAGCTGGAGCCCTCCTGGTGTCCAGCGCTGATCCTGGGATGAAGCTTCACTTCCCTCCTCACTCCACAGTGCAGACCTGCAATGTAACTTTACAG gtgCTGCATGTGTCCGTGCCGGCGGTACGGGCGCTCTGCGGCGACCCTCAGGCCAGCGTGAGCCCTCTGATGCGCCTCTCCCAGACTCCGAGCACGCATTTCCTGCAGCGAATCAAAGTTCAGATCCCTCTGCCATCTGGAGTCACAG GCCATACAGTTGACATGTCCTGCTTGCATCTGCTCCATGGAGATCCCGCCGCCCAAACTTGGACTGACATTACATCACAAGTGTCTCTGCATGTCACCCACTTGTACGCTATTTTCTACGTCACGCATTTCTCCTG GTACTGGCTGTGGTACACCACTAAGAGCTGCGTCAGCGGGGCGGCCAGGAAGGTCTATCACAAACTAAAACAGTTCAAAGTCCAGTTCCTGGTTCTTCAGCGAAGAAACGATCCGTCGCAAGTGATGCTCCAGTGTTTACCTTCTAACAAG GTGGACGGCAGACTGCAGTCCTTGTCGGAGCAGTATGACGGACCTCAGCCTTCAGATCTGTGCGACCTGCTGGAAGGAGAGCAGTTCTTTGCTGGCTTTGAGAGGGGCTTGGATATCAGCACAG AGAGACCAGACTGTGTTGGGGGAAGGCTTTGCTTCGTGTTTTACTCCAGCCTGAAGAATCTAAAGGAAGTGTACATCTGCCCAGCTCAGGGTCACGAGGGTCCAGTGAGGGGGCAG GTGTCGTTTTATAGAGGAGAGGTTCCCGATGACCTGCCAGAGGAAgtggcgaggaagaggaaaggacTCGACAACCAGTGGCTAGCAACTTTTCCGCTAAAACTTCCT GCTCTGGACTCGGAGAATGCGTTTGTCATGGCGGActtccagcttcctcctctgaACCTGGGCGACCCTGAGAGCGGCTACCTGACAGAGTCCAACCTGTTGTCCATCTCGCTTCAGATAGGACAGGACTGGCGCGTTATCGGCATCAATCTTGGCCTGAGCTACCAGGAGCTCGAGCGCATCCAGTACAAGCACAG GGACAACCTGGGAGCCTTGGTGTTGGAGATGCTCTTCCACTGGGCCAGGGGACAGCAGAATGCTGGGACGGACACGGTGTCCCGGCTGGTGACCGCTATGATGGACAGCGGCCGGAGGGACCTGGCAGACGAGATAGAGGACACCGTCAGCATAGGAAGGAGGAAGTACTCGGAGTCACTGAGGAGGGTGGGTCTGGAagaggagagccccccccccccccccagtgggacGCCGCAGTAG